In a single window of the Zonotrichia albicollis isolate bZonAlb1 chromosome 23, bZonAlb1.hap1, whole genome shotgun sequence genome:
- the LOC141731456 gene encoding LOW QUALITY PROTEIN: uncharacterized protein LOC141731456 (The sequence of the model RefSeq protein was modified relative to this genomic sequence to represent the inferred CDS: substituted 1 base at 1 genomic stop codon) has protein sequence MVAGPGPGLLALALALWPAGLWARPRLQEAGGGQRAPGDSVTLSCRGSGFTFRSHGIYWYRQSPGGSLAWVSFIGSNPRVLYFDQSVQGRTKMSRDNSRSEVYLSLLTLQTPDSARYFSVTGQVALEQQPRRVTMQEGDEFTLECRMKGDRMSNCYMYCDCGSFLLSAAVTGQVALEQQPRRVTMQEGDEFTLECRMKGDRMSNCYMYWYPVTGQVALEQQPREVTVREGDEFTFQCIMKGDDMSNYFMYWYRQDARGSLEWINRDGGAYGDGFQDRFVGSMQTSKNSFTLQLVAASPGDAATLTFIPFPVLEVNLPLDPPMDLHPWIIRTNGFSPPAFTTFLNTMRKQXVIGITLSSVLIDKLIFGPGTTLTVEPNISNISDPQVIVMKSKKLEGGGSAGKAACLARNSATKNIRLEMPSQEVVYEQSPSILTSQGLYNAIKVVRVTKDTEVTCTAKFPDRTITAEPEEEAEEPITGFGEQNRTRTELGASERVCNSTNISAQDAGGQRVNMLSMTVLGLRVLLAKSIAFNALMSIKLFLF, from the exons ATGgtggccgggccggggccggggctgctggCCTTGGCCTTGGCCTTGTGGCCGGCAG ggctctgggcacggCCGAGGCTGCAGGAGGCCGGCGGAGGGCAGCGAGCGCCCGGGGACTCCGTCACCCTCTCCTGCCGCGGATCCGGATTCACCTTTAGGAGTCATGGAATTTATTGGTACCGTCAGTCACCCGGAGGGAGCCTGGCTTGGGTGTCCTTTATTGGTTCTAATCCGAGAGTTCTATATTTTGACCAGTCCGTGCAGGGGCGGACCAAGATGTCCCGGGACAATTCCCGCTCCGAGGTTTATCTCTCCCTGCTGACCCTGCAGACCCCCGACTCTGCCCGGTACTTCT cagtCACTGGCCAGGTGGCCTTGGAGCAACAGCCCAGGAGAGTGACCATGCAAGAGGGTGATGAATTCACCTTGGAGTGCAGAATGAAGGGAGATCGTATGAGCAACTGCTACATGTACTG TGACTGTGGCTCGTtcttgctctctgcagcagtCACTGGCCAGGTGGCCTTGGAGCAACAGCCCAGGAGAGTGACCATGCAAGAGGGTGATGAATTCACCTTGGAGTGCAGAATGAAGGGAGATCGTATGAGCAACTGCTACATGTACTGGTACC cagtCACTGGCCAGGTGGccttggagcagcagcccagggaagtgACCGTGCGAGAGGGAGATGAATTCACCTTTCAGTGCATCATGAAGGGAGATGATATGAGCAACTACTTCATGTACTGGTACCGTCAGGATGCACGGGGCTCTCTGGAATGGATTAACAGGGATGGTGGTGCCTATGGAGATGGTTTCCAAGATCGCTTTGTGGGATCAATGCAGACCTCCAAGAACAGCTTCACTCTGCAGCTCGTGGCAGCAAGCCCAGGCGATGCAGCAAC ATTAACCTTTATTCCTTTTCCAGTTTTGGAAGTAAATCTACCTCTGGATCCTCCCATGGACTTGCACCCATGGATAATTAGGACTAATGGCTTTTCACCACCTGCTTTTACAACATTTTTGAACACCATGAGGAAACAGTGAGTTATTGGAATAACTCTTAGCAGTGTGCTGATAGATAAGCTTATATTTGGACCAGGGACGACTCTCACAGTTGAACCAA aCATTTCCAACATTTCTGACCCTCAAGTCATTGTGATGAAATCAAAGAAACTGGAAGGAGGTGGCAGCGCTGGGAAAGCAGCTTGTTTGGCAAGGAACTCCGCTACAAAGAACATCAGATTGGAGATGCCCTCTCAGGAGGTGGTCTATGAACAGAGCCCATCCATTTTGACGTCACAGGGCTTGTACAATGCAATTAAAGTGGTCAGGGTGACAAAAGACACAGAGGTGACCTGCACGGCCAAATTCCCCGACCGCACGATAACAGCAGAGCCAG aagaggaggctgaagaaCCAATAACAGGATTTGGGGAACAAAACAGAACCAGAACAGAGTTAGGGGCCAGTGAGAGGGTTTGCAACAGCACAAACATCTCAGCACAAG ATGCTGGAGGGCAGAGAGTGAACATGCTGTCCATGACTGTGCTGGGTTTGAGAGTCCTGCTGGCAAAGAGCATCGCCTTCAATGCCCTCATGAGCATCAAGTTGTTTCTTTTCTGA